A genomic window from Methylorubrum extorquens includes:
- a CDS encoding DUF350 domain-containing protein, with the protein MTTISGLPAFLAYFAVSLGLTALYLVTYLTATAHREIALVREGNLAASLALGGSLLGYSIPLSAAVRYAGSLIDCIVWGLVALVVQVAIYWMMRPLLPNLSRRIDEGETAPAVLLGAASLAGGLVNAACMSY; encoded by the coding sequence TTGACGACGATCTCGGGCTTGCCGGCCTTCCTTGCCTACTTCGCCGTCTCCCTCGGGCTCACTGCCCTCTACCTCGTGACCTACCTCACCGCGACGGCGCACCGGGAGATCGCCCTGGTGCGCGAGGGCAACCTTGCCGCGTCCCTGGCGCTCGGCGGCAGCCTGCTCGGCTACTCGATCCCGCTCTCGGCGGCGGTGCGCTATGCCGGCTCTCTGATCGACTGCATCGTCTGGGGGCTCGTCGCCCTGGTGGTGCAGGTCGCGATTTACTGGATGATGCGGCCGCTGCTGCCGAACCTGTCGCGGCGGATCGACGAGGGTGAGACCGCGCCCGCCGTGCTGCTCGGAGCCGCTTCTCTCGCGGGCGGCCTCGTGAACGCTGCCTGCATGAGCTACTGA